Proteins from one Salvelinus sp. IW2-2015 linkage group LG32, ASM291031v2, whole genome shotgun sequence genomic window:
- the tmem53 gene encoding transmembrane protein 53, which translates to MEDDGMDYNIVFPDALISERHWHGTKEPVVILLGWAGCRDKHLAKYSSIYNEQGCVTICYTAPLKTVFVSESFGYKELSNTAHKLLEILYDYEVENSPIFFHVFSNGGFMLYRYIVELLHSHKQFSTLCIVGTVVDSAPGSGNVRGALRALTATLGPKINVMLRCVLLALFAVTVFLLRVVLYPITKYIHKNHYDAIRERPPTWPQLYLYSRADRVIRYSDVELMVKTLKEKGVSVESYDFKTPAHVSHFRDFPEEYSKRCLDFLTNCMKDSTAQIKKRHLIQH; encoded by the exons ATGGAAGATGATGGCATGGACTATAACATTGTATTTCCAGATGCATTGATCTCGG AAAGACACTGGCACGGAACAAAGGAACCAGTTGTCATACTGCTGGGATGGGCTGGTTGCAGAGACAAACATCTTGCCAAGTACAGCTCCATTTATAACGAACAG GGTTGTGTCACTATTTGCTATACTGCGCCCTTGAAGACAGTATTCGTCTCTGAATCATTTGGCTACAAGGAGCTGAGTAACACTGCCCACAAACTACTTGAGATACTCTATGATTACGAGGTGGAAAACAGCCCTATATTTTTCCACGTGTTCAGCAACGGGGGATTCATGCTGTACCGCTACATTGTTGAGCTCTTGCACAGTCATAAACAGTTCAGTACCCTATGTATAGTTGGGACTGTGGTGGACAGTGCCCCAGGCAGTGGAAATGTGAGGGGGGCATTACGGGCTCTTACAGCCACTCTGGGACCCAAAATCAATGTGATGTTGAGGTGTGTGCTCTTGGCACTGTTTGCTGTAACTGTTTTCCTGCTTAGGGTCGTTCTGTACCCCATAACCAAGTACATCCACAAGAACCACTATGATGCCATCCGGGAGCGCCCTCCTACCTGGCCCCAGCTGTACCTGTACTCCAGAGCTGATCGAGTGATTCGGTACAGTGATGTTGAGCTCATGGTCAAGACGCTAAAGGAGAAAGGGGTGTCTGTGGAAAGTTATGACTTCAAAACCCCTGCCCACGTGAGCCATTTCCGTGACTTTCCAGAGGAGTACTCCAAGAGATGCCTGGATTTCCTGACCAACTGCATGAAGGATTCAACAGCGCAAATAAAAAAGCGACACTTGATCCAGCATTGA